Proteins encoded in a region of the Streptomyces violaceoruber genome:
- a CDS encoding LysR family transcriptional regulator produces the protein MSLRQFEYALAVAEEGSVTAAAEALRVAQPSVSQQIRGLERDLGVELFSRTPTGLVPTVAGRAFLRDAEIAVNAARRARATARAGSEELAGELVVAVQMGLGTRQLPGALSALRRRFPRLEVTVFEEPNPTELERLARGGVIDLALMAGPCDEGLYDGHHLGDEEFVVVLAAGHPQLAVDRVALRDLEREPWVRFDPASALDGVLVDVLRENGLAPTTVARVSQTATAVRWAAHGLGVTFVPASAVPPGHEHLVRPVSPAVSQPVVAAVRPGAGPAETALLEFLRQETWYRFAQSWVAPPSTASSAPVV, from the coding sequence ATGAGTCTGAGGCAGTTCGAGTACGCCCTGGCCGTCGCCGAGGAGGGCTCGGTGACGGCCGCGGCCGAGGCGCTGCGCGTCGCCCAGCCCTCGGTGTCCCAGCAGATCCGCGGCCTGGAGCGGGACCTCGGCGTGGAGCTGTTCTCCCGCACCCCCACCGGTCTGGTGCCCACCGTGGCCGGCCGCGCCTTCCTGCGGGACGCGGAGATCGCGGTGAACGCGGCCCGCCGGGCGCGGGCGACGGCGCGGGCCGGCTCCGAGGAACTGGCGGGCGAACTGGTGGTCGCGGTGCAGATGGGCCTGGGCACGCGGCAGCTGCCGGGCGCCCTGAGCGCGCTGCGCCGCCGTTTCCCGCGCCTGGAGGTCACCGTCTTCGAGGAGCCGAACCCGACCGAGCTGGAGCGGCTGGCGCGCGGAGGCGTGATCGATCTCGCTCTCATGGCCGGGCCCTGTGATGAGGGGCTGTACGACGGCCACCACCTCGGTGACGAGGAGTTCGTCGTGGTGCTGGCGGCCGGGCACCCGCAGCTCGCCGTGGACCGGGTCGCGCTGCGGGACCTGGAGCGGGAGCCGTGGGTGCGGTTCGACCCGGCCAGCGCGCTCGACGGCGTACTGGTGGACGTGCTGCGGGAGAACGGGCTGGCCCCGACCACCGTCGCCCGGGTCTCCCAGACGGCGACGGCCGTGCGCTGGGCCGCCCACGGCCTCGGGGTGACCTTCGTCCCGGCCTCCGCGGTGCCCCCCGGCCACGAGCACCTGGTGCGTCCGGTGTCCCCGGCCGTGTCCCAGCCCGTGGTCGCCGCGGTCCGGCCCGGCGCGGGCCCGGCGGAGACGGCGCTGCTGGAGTTCCTGCGCCAGGAGACCTGGTACCGGTTCGCTCAGAGCTGGGTGGCGCCGCCGTCCACGGCCAGCTCGGCGCCGGTCGTGTAG
- a CDS encoding M4 family metallopeptidase, whose translation MSRMPHVRGCRLALAGTAATTATLLIAALAPGAAAAGRPTPATALDHAAAALSEHAAALGLTDDQDTEVRDVIVDGDGTQHVRYDRTYRELPVLGGDFVVHLAPDGDFRGADRATDTPLSLPTVVPKLSAPKAADLASNALRAANPGELLKKLTARPELVVDALHGTPRLAWRTDAAALDSLGNPVARTVLTDAGTGARIDAWDTVESASGDGKSLYGGTVPLETTPSGSSYRLEDPTRGGTYTGDAENRTDLCLLTVCLVRAPATPFTDADNHWGTGAADDRASAAVDAQYGTDATWDYYEDVHGRRGIAGDGKGSYNRVHYGTRYNNAFWDDGCFCMTYGDGDGTAFGPLVSLDVAGHEMSHGVTSKTAALTYSGEPGGLNEATSDIFGALVEWHADNSADPGDYLIGEKVVRDGFGRNALRYLDRPSRDGSSADCWSTSLGDLDVHYSSGVANHFAYLLAEGSGARTVGGVAYDSPTCDGSTVSGIGRDKLGDIWYRALTVYMTSSTDYAGARAATLSAAGDLYGTRSTEYAAVGAAWSAVSVG comes from the coding sequence ATGAGCCGAATGCCGCACGTCAGGGGTTGCCGTCTCGCCCTGGCCGGTACCGCCGCCACCACCGCGACCCTGCTGATCGCCGCCCTCGCCCCCGGCGCCGCGGCCGCCGGCCGCCCGACCCCGGCCACGGCCCTCGACCACGCCGCGGCCGCCCTGTCGGAGCACGCCGCCGCCCTGGGCCTGACGGACGACCAGGACACCGAGGTCCGCGACGTCATCGTCGACGGGGACGGTACCCAGCACGTCCGCTACGACCGCACCTACCGCGAACTCCCCGTCCTGGGCGGTGACTTCGTGGTCCACCTCGCTCCCGACGGCGACTTCCGCGGCGCCGACCGCGCGACGGACACCCCGCTCTCCCTGCCCACCGTCGTGCCGAAGCTGTCGGCACCCAAGGCCGCCGACCTGGCCTCGAACGCGTTGCGCGCGGCCAATCCGGGCGAGCTGCTGAAGAAGCTCACCGCCCGGCCGGAGCTGGTCGTCGACGCCCTGCACGGCACCCCGAGGCTGGCCTGGCGGACCGACGCGGCGGCGCTGGACTCCCTCGGCAACCCGGTCGCGCGCACCGTGCTGACCGACGCGGGCACGGGCGCCCGCATCGACGCCTGGGACACCGTCGAGTCGGCGTCCGGCGACGGGAAGTCGCTGTACGGGGGCACGGTGCCGCTGGAGACGACGCCGTCCGGGTCGTCGTACCGGCTCGAGGACCCGACGCGCGGCGGCACGTACACGGGTGACGCGGAGAACCGGACCGACCTGTGCCTCCTCACCGTCTGCCTGGTGCGGGCGCCCGCGACGCCGTTCACCGACGCCGACAACCACTGGGGCACGGGGGCCGCGGACGACCGCGCGTCGGCCGCGGTGGACGCGCAGTACGGCACGGACGCCACCTGGGACTACTACGAGGACGTCCACGGGCGCCGCGGCATCGCGGGCGACGGCAAGGGCTCGTACAACCGCGTGCACTACGGCACCCGGTACAACAACGCCTTCTGGGACGACGGCTGCTTCTGCATGACGTACGGCGACGGTGACGGGACGGCCTTCGGGCCGCTGGTCTCGCTGGACGTCGCCGGGCACGAGATGTCGCACGGGGTGACGTCGAAGACGGCGGCGCTGACGTACTCGGGCGAGCCGGGCGGCCTGAACGAGGCGACCTCCGACATCTTCGGCGCCCTGGTGGAGTGGCACGCGGACAACTCCGCCGACCCCGGGGACTACCTGATCGGCGAGAAGGTCGTCCGGGACGGCTTCGGCCGCAACGCCCTGCGGTACCTGGACCGGCCGAGCAGGGACGGCAGCTCGGCCGACTGCTGGAGCACCTCGCTGGGCGACCTGGACGTCCACTACTCCTCCGGCGTCGCCAACCACTTCGCCTACCTGCTGGCCGAGGGCAGCGGCGCGCGGACCGTGGGCGGCGTGGCGTACGACTCCCCGACCTGCGACGGCTCCACGGTCTCGGGGATCGGCCGGGACAAGCTCGGCGACATCTGGTACCGGGCGCTGACCGTCTACATGACCTCGTCCACCGACTACGCGGGCGCCCGCGCCGCCACCCTGAGCGCGGCCGGTGACCTGTACGGCACCCGCAGTACCGAGTACGCCGCGGTCGGCGCGGCGTGGAGCGCGGTGAGCGTGGGCTGA
- a CDS encoding SDR family oxidoreductase: MGMYSNRNAVITGGGSGMGFAMAELLVAGGARVVITGRSQATLDAARERLGENAVAVRGDVASLPDLDALTDRVKAELGTLDALFVNAGIATLTPLESTTEEAYDELFDINVKGAWFTVQKLAPLLNTGAGVVLTTSVANVIGMTDTSVYAAGKAALRSMARSFSRELLPRGIRVNAVSPGPVDTGALDAAMTAEEAERFKAERVADNPMRRFGTPGEIARAAAFLAFDATYTTGAELAVDGGATQL, encoded by the coding sequence AATGGGTTTCGCGATGGCGGAGCTGCTGGTGGCCGGCGGGGCCCGGGTGGTGATCACCGGCCGTTCGCAGGCCACGCTCGACGCCGCCCGGGAGCGGCTCGGCGAGAACGCGGTGGCCGTCCGGGGCGACGTGGCCTCACTGCCGGACCTGGACGCCCTCACCGACCGGGTGAAGGCCGAACTGGGCACGCTCGACGCCCTGTTCGTCAACGCGGGCATCGCGACCCTCACGCCGCTCGAATCGACGACCGAGGAGGCGTACGACGAGCTGTTCGACATCAACGTCAAGGGCGCCTGGTTCACCGTGCAGAAGCTCGCCCCGCTGCTGAACACGGGCGCCGGCGTCGTCCTCACCACCTCGGTCGCCAATGTCATCGGCATGACGGACACCAGCGTCTACGCGGCCGGGAAGGCGGCGCTGCGCTCGATGGCCCGCAGCTTCTCCCGCGAGCTGCTGCCCCGCGGCATCCGGGTCAACGCCGTCAGCCCGGGGCCCGTCGACACGGGAGCCCTGGACGCGGCGATGACCGCCGAGGAGGCCGAGCGGTTCAAGGCGGAACGGGTCGCGGACAACCCCATGCGGCGTTTCGGCACCCCCGGGGAGATCGCCCGGGCCGCCGCCTTCCTCGCCTTCGACGCCACCTACACGACCGGCGCCGAGCTGGCCGTGGACGGCGGCGCCACCCAGCTCTGA